One genomic region from Gossypium hirsutum isolate 1008001.06 chromosome D13, Gossypium_hirsutum_v2.1, whole genome shotgun sequence encodes:
- the LOC107888387 gene encoding transmembrane 9 superfamily member 8, with the protein MESRSRSMHKLTAKICSFLFLFLAHAAHCFYLPGVAPEDFQKGDLLKVKVNKLTSIKTQLPYSYYSLPLCPPKKIVDSTENLGEVLRGDRIENSPYVFKMRDPQMCTVLCRITLDAKTAKQFKEKIDDEYRVNMILDNLPLVVPIRRSDQDSSTVYQLGYHVGLKGQYSGSKEDRYFIHNHLAFTVKYHRDPQTDSARIVGFQVKPYSIKHEYEGKWNEKSHLTTCDPHSKRTVVSSNTPQEVEAKKEIIFTYDVEYQESDVKWASRWDAYLLMNDDQIHWFSIVNSLMIVLFLSGMVAMIMLRTLYRDISRYNELETQEEAQEETGWKLVHGDVFRPPSNSDLLCVYVGTGVQFLGMVLVTMIFAVFGFLSPSNRGGLMTAMLLLWVFMGIFAGYASARLYKMFKGAEWKKLAFRTACMFPGIVFAIFFVLNAIIWGQKSSGAVPFGTMFALVLMWFGISVPLVFVGGYVGFKKPAIEDPVRTNKIPRQIPEQAWYMNPTFSILIGGILPFGAVFIELFFILTSIWLNQFYYIFGFLFLVFIILLITCAEITIVLCYFQLCSEDYLWWWRSYLTSGSSALYLFLYATFYFFTKLEITKLVSGLLYFGYMLIASYAFFVLTGTIGFYACFWFTRLIYSSVKID; encoded by the exons ATGGAGTCTCGATCCAGATCTATGCACAAGTTGACCGCCAAGATATGTTCGTTTCTCTTCCTCTTTCTGGCCCACGCTGCTCACTGCTTCTACCTTCCCGGTGTCGCCCCCGAAGACTTCCAGAAG GGAGATCTTTTGAAGGTGAAAGTGAACAAATTGACGTCTATAAAGACTCAGCTTCCTTATTCATACTATTCGCTTCCTCTTTGCCCACCTAAAAAGATAGTTGACAGCACTGAGAATCTTGGAGAAGTGCTTCGCGGTGATCGAATTGAAAACTCTCCTTATGTG TTTAAAATGCGAGATCCACAAATGTGTACTGTTCTTTGCCGCATTACACTTGATGCCAAAACTGCAAAGCAGTTTAAGGAGAAGATTGATGATGAATATCGAGTCAATAT GATACTGGATAACCTCCCCCTTGTTGTTCCCATTAGAAGATCAGATCAGGACTCTTCTACTGTTTATCAGCTTGGCTACCATGTTGGGCTCAAAGGCCAATACAGTGGG AGCAAGGAAGACAGATATTTCATTCACAACCATTTAGCATTTACTGTCAAGTATCATAGGGATCCACAAACTGACTCTGCTAGAATTGTGGGTTTTCAGGTTAAACCATACAG TATTAAACATGAATATGAGGGGAAATGGAATGAAAAAAGTCATTTAACAACATGCGATCCCCATAGTAAACGCACAGTTGTTAGTTCTAACACTCCTCAAGAAGTTGAAGCAAAAAAGGAGATAATATTCACCTATGATGTGGAATACCAG GAGAGTGATGTGAAGTGGGCATCTAGGTGGGATGCATATCTTTTAATGAATGATGACCAAATACACTGGTTCTCAATTGTCAATTCTTTGATGATTGTTCTCTTCCTTTCGGGAATGGTAGCAATGATCATGCTAAGGACACTATACCGTGACATTTCTAGGTATAACGAACTTGAGACTCAGGAAGAAGCCCAAGAAGAGACCGGATGGAAGCTTGTCCACGGGGATGTTTTCAGGCCTCCATCTAATTCTGATCTACTCTGTGTCTATGTTGGCACCGGTGTTCAATTTTTGGGCATGGTACTTGTTACCATGATCTTTGCTGTTTTTGGATTTCTTTCCCCTTCAAACCGAGGTGGTCTGATGACAGCTATGCTTTTACTTTGGGTCTTCATGGGCATTTTTGCTGGCTATGCTTCTGCCCGTCTGTACAAAATGTTTAAAGGAGCAGAATGGAAGAAATTAGCTTTTAGGACTGCGTGCATGTTCCCAGGCATTGTCTTTGCCATCTTCTTTGTCTTAAATGCAATTATATGGGGCCAGAAGTCTTCTGGGGCCGTGCCATTTGGGACAATGTTTGCTCTGGTCCTCATGTGGTTTGGAATTTCAGTTCCACTTGTTTTTGTGGGTGGTTATGTTGGGTTCAAGAAGCCAGCAATTGAGGATCCTGTGAGGACAAACAAAATCCCAAGGCAAATCCCAGAGCAAGCTTGGTATATGAACCCAACTTTCTCTATTCTGATCGGAGGAATACTTCCTTTCGGAGCTGTTTTCATCGAGCTGTTCTTCATTCTCACCTCAATCTGGCTGAACCAGTTCTACTACATCTTTGGTTTCCTGTTCTTGGTATTCATTATCCTCCTAATCACTTGTGCTGAAATAACCATTGTGCTTTGCTACTTCCAATTATGCAGTGAAGATTATCTGTGGTGGTGGAGATCATATCTCACATCCGGCTCCTCGGCTTTGTACCTCTTCCTCTACGCTACATTCTATTTCTTCACAAAGCTTGAGATCACTAAGCTGGTTTCAGGGCTCCTATACTTTGGGTACATGCTAATTGCTTCGTATGCATTTTTTGTTCTAACGGGCACCATCGGATTTTATGCGTGCTTTTGGTTCACGAGACTTATCTACTCATCTGTCAAGATCGATTAG